A single genomic interval of Spinacia oleracea cultivar Varoflay chromosome 6, BTI_SOV_V1, whole genome shotgun sequence harbors:
- the LOC130463298 gene encoding uncharacterized protein, whose amino-acid sequence MHIVDTRRPMWRDVAVLSQNITSNWLVMGDFNSVLLPNERHNGNAVTDAETRDFEACVDNSNLTELKSCGNFYSWSNKGQGDLRISSRIDMAFGNIDWHSTFTDAIIDYVNPGLSDHSPLVMTCKSHVGGGSRPFKFFNYMAEHDSFLSVVKKGWEVQCHGTAMLRVWSKLKAVNHGLKNLHHKEFAKLDDRIELIRGELASVQLQLAATLTDSSLQTSEKIHSEKLMKFLQIQECAYKKKSRIMWLKVGDSNTKFLFSAMKERKKLTTIEEIKEEVSSFYKSLIGTAASTLESIDVNIVRKGKQLTFDAAERWVQPVLDVEIDNALKDIDIIKAQGLDGLDSLFFLKAWNIVKLDIYEAVKDFFRTRLISKILTARMQAVIDDMVNCAQSWFIPGRVISDNILLSYELVKCYSRKVDEGFVKAIFSTFKKFSTASSQEANLHKSEVYLAGISSYVADHIMATIGIPKGTFPFKYLGVPLTTRGLSFTDFKPLIENTVARIKSWAARLLSFVGRLQLVKSILFGIQLYWCKIFVMPRKIMKEI is encoded by the exons ATGCATATTGTGGATACTAGGAGACCTATGTGGAGGGATGTAGCTGTCTTGAGTCAGAATATCACAAGTAATTGGCTAGTTATGGGAGATTTTAATTCAGTTCTCCTCCCTAATGAAAGGCATAATGGAAATGCAGTAACTGATGCTGAAACAAGGGATTTTGAGGCTTGTGTTGATAATTCCAACCTAACAGAACTGAAGAGTTGTGGGAATTTTTACTCTTGGAGTAATAAGGGGCAAGGAGATTTAAGGATAAGCTCTAGGATAGACATGGCATTTGGTAATATTGACTGGCATAGTACCTTCACTGATGCAATTATAGACTATGTGAACCCTGGTTTATCTGATCACTCACCTCTGGTGATGACTTGTAAGTCTCATGTGGGGGGAGGAAGTAGGCCTTTCAAGTTTTTTAATTACATGGCTGAGCATGATAGTTTTCTTTCAGTAGTTAAAAAGGGATGGGAAGTTCAGTGTCATGGAACTGCCATGTTGAGAGTATGGAGTAAATTAAAAGCAGTAAACCACGGATTGAAAAACCTGCATCATAAAGAATTTGCAAAATTAGATGACAGAATTGAGCTGATAAGGGGAGAATTAGCTAGTGTTCAGTTACAACTGGCAGCCACTCTTACTGATTCATCCCTGCAAACTAGTGAGAAGATTCATAGTGAGAAACTCATGAAGTTCTTGCAGATTCAAGAGTGTGCTTATAAGAAGAAATCAAGAATTATGTGGCTTAAAGTTGGAGACTCCAACACAAAATTCTTATTTAGTGCAATGAAAGAAAG GAAAAAATTGACAACTATTGAGGAAATCAAAGAGGAGGTTAGTAGTTTTTACAAGAGTCTGATTGGTACTGCTGCTTCTACTCTGGAGAGTATTGATGTGAACATTGTGAGGAAGGGGAAGCAACTAACTTTTGATGCTGCTGAAAGGTGGGTGCAGCCTGTTCTTGATGTAGAGATTGATAATGCCCTCAAAGATATTGACATCATCAAAGCTCAAGGGTTAGATGGTTTAGACAGTTTGTTTTTCCTCAAAGCTTGGAATATAGTCAAATTAGACATTTATGAGGCAGTGAAGGACTTTTTTAGGACTAGG CTGATCTCCAAAATTCTTACTGCCAGAATGCAAGCTGTCATTGATGATATGGTGAATTGTGCTCAGTCTTGGTTTATTCCTGGAAGGGTTATCTCTGATAACATTTTGCTATCCTATGAACTAGTTAAGTGTTATTCAAGAAA AGTAGATGAAGGATTTGTGAAGGCTATTTTTTCTACtttcaaaaagttttcaacAGCCTCAAGTCAGGAGGCTAATCTCCATAAAAGTGAAGTTTACCTTGCTGGTATTTCTAGTTATGTAGCAGATCATATTATGGCAACTATTGGGATTCCTAAAGGAACTTTTCCTTTTAAGTACCTTGGAGTTCCTCTCACTACAAGGGGGTTGAGCTTTACTGATTTTAAACCCCTTATTGAAAACACTGTGGCCAGAATTAAGAGTTGGGCAGCTAGGCTGTTATCTTTTGTCGGTAGACTACAATTGGTGAAATCTATCCTGTTTGGTATCCAGTTATACTGGTGCAAGATATTTGTGATGCCTAGGAAGATTATGAAGGAGATTTAG